Proteins co-encoded in one Anabas testudineus chromosome 8, fAnaTes1.2, whole genome shotgun sequence genomic window:
- the ttyh3a gene encoding protein tweety homolog 3 — translation MAAVVSYSPPWWVNLLHRLPHFNFRFEQTSSDFQPDDWTYQQSIMLLGGMALACLALDLLFLLFYSICLCCRRNKNEEQPNADCCCTAWCVIIATLVCSAGIAVGFYGNGETCDGVNRLTYSLRHANRTITGVEKLVYDSTSSLNQTVDDNLQQLEGQYAGQADYLSIIQKLQGQLDELVRQMVEIPFWENTNISLEELAIKIELYDWYRWLGYISLLLFDVLICLLVLFGLIRNSKGTLVGVCLFGVVALVISWVSLGLELGISVTSSDFCVAPDTYVTEVANQYGVIKQEILQYYLNCNVEQTNPFQQKLSGSHKALVEMQDDVSELLRSATREYKQTEENLEEIQGILNSTEIGLHQLTALVDCRSLHMDYVQAMTGLCYDGLEGLIYLVLFSFATALMFSSIVCSVPHTWRGKRNDEDSEDESLSHGGRQNHDNLYRVHMPSLYSCGSSYGSETSIPAAAHTVSNAPVTEYMAQNSNFQTSRCENTPLIGRESPPPSYTSSMRAKYLANSRPDPNNPPAH, via the exons ATGGCAGCAGTGGTTAGCTACTCTCCACCATGGTGGGTGAACTTGCTCCACAGACTCCCCCATTTCAACTTCAGGTTCGAGCAAACTAGCAGTGATTTCCAACCAGATGACTGGACATATCAACAG TCCATTATGTTACTGGGAGGTATGGCGCTTGCTTGTCTGGCTCTGGACCTCCTGTTCCTGCTCTTCTATTCTATCTGCCTGTGCTGTCGGCGGAACAAAAATGAAGAGCAGCCCAACGCAGACTGCTGCTGCACAGCCTGGTGTGTCATCATCGCAACACTTGtctgcag CGCTGGCATTGCTGTCGGTTTCTATGGGAACGGTGAGACTTGTGATGGAGTGAATCGGCTGACGTATTCCCTGCGCCATGCTAACCGCACAATCACTGGGGTGGAGAAGCTG GTATATGACAGTACATCCTCATTGAACCAGACGGTAGATGATAATCTGCAACAGCTTGAGGGCCAGTATGCGGGCCAGGCAGACTACCTGTCCATCATCCAAAAGCTGCAGGGCCAGCTGGATGAGCTGGTCAGACAGATGGTGGAGATTCCCTTCTGGGAGAACACCAACATCTCCCTGGAGGAGCTGGCCATCAAGATTGAACTATATGACTGGTACAG GTGGCTGGGCTACATAAGCCTGCTACTGTTCGATGTCCTCATCTGCCTGCTGGTGCTGTTTGGCCTCATTCGCAACTCCAAGGGCACGCTTGTAGG GGTGTGCTTGTTTGGTGTAGTGGCTCTGGTAATCAGCTGGGTCTCCCTGGGGCTGGAGTTGGGTATATCTGTG ACCTCAAGTGACTTCTGTGTTGCACCCGATACATATGTCACAGAAGTAGCGAACCAGTATGGAGTCATTAAACAAG AAATCCTGCAGTACTACCTTAACTGCAATGTGGAACAAACCAACCCCTTTCAGCAG aaactTTCCGGAAGTCACAAAGCATTAGTGGAGATGCAGGATGATGTATCTGAACTGCTGCGCTCTGCCACCAGAGAGTACAAACAAACTGAG GAAAATTTGGAGGAGATCCAGGGGATATTGAATTCCACGGAAATCGGTCTACATCAGCTCACTGCACTGGTGGACTGTCGCAGTCTGCACATG GACTACGTCCAGGCCATGACTGGCCTGTGTTATGATGGACTGGAAGGCCTCATCTACCTCGTGCTCTTCTCCTTTGCCACCGCTCTCATGTTCAGCTCGATTGTTTGCAGTGTGCCTCACACTTGGCGGGGGAAGAG GAATGATGAAGACAGTGAGGACGAGTCCCTGAGCCACGGAGGAAGGCAAAACCATGATAACCTCTACCGGGTCCACATGCCCAGTCTGTACAGCTGTGGGAGCAGTTATGGCAGCGAAACATCCATCCCTGCTGCCGCCCACACTGTCAGCAACGCACCTGTCACTGAGTACAT GGCTCAGAACTCCAACTTCCAGACTTCCCGCTGTGAAAACACGCCACTGATCGGACGAGAGTCTCCTCCCCCCTCA TACACCTCCAGCATGCGCGCAAAGTACCTGGCCAACAGCCGACCAGATCCCAACAACCCTCCAGCGCATTAA
- the snx8a gene encoding sorting nexin-8a isoform X1: MTGRTMAGEINEGSVPAYYREVYEAVRCRTDERVQVEVFQRLLQRTDLSKAVLGQIVEHVDSTDGFLSKLSLYKALALIALAQQGKQPSPKLLENCIQELPKPQLGEPKDLSSLRMQPTEEDVLTISQTLDRLLARDTVQVELIPEKKGLFLKHVEYQVTSQRYKISVYRRYSDFDVFHEVLLQRFAYRVVPALPPKRMLKGVLTSVSEREFIEGRRRGLCRFINLVARHPFFSEDELVKTFLTFNGSDVQTKLRDTYKKTGDEFMTNRIATQAKEYLPADIQTQFLTSRELIKNIHNSFQKLRDRAEKMAERSKENATDLLLFGRELSALGSDATSLPSLASSQSTWGTLRQSLKNLSVEFAVLSDKAAQQGRREEDDVVEKLNLFLDLLQSYRDLCERHEKGVLHEHQRALHKYGMMKRQMMSATVQPKEQASVEQLESRIVQQENAIQTMELRNYFSLFCLHQETQLIFSYLPITSHILGSFVNSQVQGHREMGQVWNELQPKLGCLFSGNNGLKPSI, translated from the exons ATGACAGGGCGCACCATGGCAGGAGAGATCAATGAAG GCTCAGTTCCTGCCTATTACAGGGAAGTGTATGAGGCCGTCCGCTGTAGGACAGATGAAAGGGTGCAGGTTGAAGTTTTTCAGCGTTTGCTCCAACGGACCGACCTCTCCAAGGCAGTTTTAGGCCAG ATTGTTGAGCATGTTGACTCTACTGATGGATTCCTGAGCAAGTTGTCCCTCTATAAAGCTCTCGCTTTGATTGCACTTGCTCAGCAAGGGAAGCAACCAAGCCCCAAACTCCTGGAGAACTGCATACAAG AGTTACCAAAACCTCAGCTCGGGGAGCCGAAGGACCTCAGCTCATTGAGGATGCAGCCGACTGAGGAGGACGTATTGACCATATCTCAGACGCTCGACAGACTTCTGGCCAGAGACACAGTCCAGGTGGAACTCATACCTGAGAAGAAAGGCCTGTTCCTCAAGCATGTCGAGTACCAGGTCACCAGCCAG CGTTACAAAATTTCAGTTTACCGACGTTACAGTGATTTTGATGTCTTCCACGAGGTTTTGCTTCAGAGgtttgcctacagagtggtgcCAGCACTGCCACCTAAAAGGATGTTAAAGGGAG TCCTGACCTCCGTCTCTGAGCGGGAGTTTATTGAGGGAAGGAGACGAGGCCTCTGCAGATTTATTAACTTGGTGGCACGACACCCCTTCTTTTCAGAGGATGAGCTGGTCAAGACCTTCCTCACCTTCAATGGCTCG GATGTTCAGACTAAGTTGCGTGATACTTACAAGAAAACAGGCGATGAGTTCATGACCAATAGAATCGCGACCCAGGCAAAG GAATATCTCCCTGCTGACATTCAGACTCAGTTCTTGACAAGCAGAGAGCtgattaaaaatattcacaacagCTTCCAGAAGCTGCGCGACCGAGCTGAGAAAATGGCAGAGCGCTCCAAGGAGAATGCAACTGATCTCCTCCTGTTTGGTCGAGAGCTCAG TGCGCTGGGCTCAGATGCGACGTCTCTTCCCTCCTTGGCCTCTTCACAAAGCACCTGGGGGACCCTGCGCCAGTCTCTGAAGAATCTGTCTGTGGAGTTCGCCGTGCTGTCTGACAAAGCTGCTCAGCAG GGAAGACGGGAAGAGGATGATGTTGTAGAAAAACTGAATCTGTTCCTGGATTTGTTGCAGTCATACAGA GATCTCTGCGAGCGTCATGAGAAGGGTGTGCTCCACGAGCACCAGAGAGCTCTGCACAAATACGGCATGATGAAGCGGCAAATGATGAGCGCCACTGTTCAGCCCAAAGAGCAGGCATCTGTCGAGCAGCTTGAATCAAGAATTGTTCAG CAAGAAAACGCCATTCAGACCATGGAGCTGCGTAACTACTTCTCCCTGTTCTGCCTCCATCAAGAGACACAGCTTATCTTCTCCTACCTCCCAATCACGTCCCACATACTCGGGTCTTTTGTTAACTCCCAAGTCCAAGGACACAGAGAG atGGGACAGGTGTGGAATGAACTCCAGCCAAAGCTTGGATGTCTCTTCAGTGGTAATAATGGATTAAAACCCTCCATCTGA
- the snx8a gene encoding sorting nexin-8a isoform X2, whose protein sequence is MKIVEHVDSTDGFLSKLSLYKALALIALAQQGKQPSPKLLENCIQELPKPQLGEPKDLSSLRMQPTEEDVLTISQTLDRLLARDTVQVELIPEKKGLFLKHVEYQVTSQRYKISVYRRYSDFDVFHEVLLQRFAYRVVPALPPKRMLKGVLTSVSEREFIEGRRRGLCRFINLVARHPFFSEDELVKTFLTFNGSDVQTKLRDTYKKTGDEFMTNRIATQAKEYLPADIQTQFLTSRELIKNIHNSFQKLRDRAEKMAERSKENATDLLLFGRELSALGSDATSLPSLASSQSTWGTLRQSLKNLSVEFAVLSDKAAQQGRREEDDVVEKLNLFLDLLQSYRDLCERHEKGVLHEHQRALHKYGMMKRQMMSATVQPKEQASVEQLESRIVQQENAIQTMELRNYFSLFCLHQETQLIFSYLPITSHILGSFVNSQVQGHREMGQVWNELQPKLGCLFSGNNGLKPSI, encoded by the exons ATGAAG ATTGTTGAGCATGTTGACTCTACTGATGGATTCCTGAGCAAGTTGTCCCTCTATAAAGCTCTCGCTTTGATTGCACTTGCTCAGCAAGGGAAGCAACCAAGCCCCAAACTCCTGGAGAACTGCATACAAG AGTTACCAAAACCTCAGCTCGGGGAGCCGAAGGACCTCAGCTCATTGAGGATGCAGCCGACTGAGGAGGACGTATTGACCATATCTCAGACGCTCGACAGACTTCTGGCCAGAGACACAGTCCAGGTGGAACTCATACCTGAGAAGAAAGGCCTGTTCCTCAAGCATGTCGAGTACCAGGTCACCAGCCAG CGTTACAAAATTTCAGTTTACCGACGTTACAGTGATTTTGATGTCTTCCACGAGGTTTTGCTTCAGAGgtttgcctacagagtggtgcCAGCACTGCCACCTAAAAGGATGTTAAAGGGAG TCCTGACCTCCGTCTCTGAGCGGGAGTTTATTGAGGGAAGGAGACGAGGCCTCTGCAGATTTATTAACTTGGTGGCACGACACCCCTTCTTTTCAGAGGATGAGCTGGTCAAGACCTTCCTCACCTTCAATGGCTCG GATGTTCAGACTAAGTTGCGTGATACTTACAAGAAAACAGGCGATGAGTTCATGACCAATAGAATCGCGACCCAGGCAAAG GAATATCTCCCTGCTGACATTCAGACTCAGTTCTTGACAAGCAGAGAGCtgattaaaaatattcacaacagCTTCCAGAAGCTGCGCGACCGAGCTGAGAAAATGGCAGAGCGCTCCAAGGAGAATGCAACTGATCTCCTCCTGTTTGGTCGAGAGCTCAG TGCGCTGGGCTCAGATGCGACGTCTCTTCCCTCCTTGGCCTCTTCACAAAGCACCTGGGGGACCCTGCGCCAGTCTCTGAAGAATCTGTCTGTGGAGTTCGCCGTGCTGTCTGACAAAGCTGCTCAGCAG GGAAGACGGGAAGAGGATGATGTTGTAGAAAAACTGAATCTGTTCCTGGATTTGTTGCAGTCATACAGA GATCTCTGCGAGCGTCATGAGAAGGGTGTGCTCCACGAGCACCAGAGAGCTCTGCACAAATACGGCATGATGAAGCGGCAAATGATGAGCGCCACTGTTCAGCCCAAAGAGCAGGCATCTGTCGAGCAGCTTGAATCAAGAATTGTTCAG CAAGAAAACGCCATTCAGACCATGGAGCTGCGTAACTACTTCTCCCTGTTCTGCCTCCATCAAGAGACACAGCTTATCTTCTCCTACCTCCCAATCACGTCCCACATACTCGGGTCTTTTGTTAACTCCCAAGTCCAAGGACACAGAGAG atGGGACAGGTGTGGAATGAACTCCAGCCAAAGCTTGGATGTCTCTTCAGTGGTAATAATGGATTAAAACCCTCCATCTGA
- the nudt1 gene encoding 7,8-dihydro-8-oxoguanine triphosphatase isoform X1: MLLKAVCTLCSGNVWICPLPPPGEMLSSKLLTLVLVVQPGRVLLGMKKRGFGAGKWNGFGGKVQPGETIEDAAKRELLEESGLTVDALEKVGNIKFEFVGETELLDVHIFRADTYNGEPTESEEMRPQWFECDQIPFSRMWADDVLWFPLLLQKRKFVGYFKFQGHEVILSHKLEEVEEL, from the exons ATGTTGCTGAAAGCAGTCTGTACCTTGTGTTCAGGTAACGTTTGGATTtgtccacttcctcctccaggtgAGATGCTGAGCTCCAAGCTCCTGACCCTGGTCCTGGTGGTCCAGCCGGGCCGAGTGCTGCTGGGCATGAAGAAGCGAGGGTTTGGGGCAGGGAAGTGGAACGGGTTTGGGGGCAAAGTTCAACCTGGAGAAACCATTGAAGATGCTGCAAAGAG agaACTGCTTGAAGAAAGTGGCCTCACGGTGGATGCTCTGGAGAAGGTCGGAAATATCAAATTTGAATTTGTCGGAGAGACAGAGCTTCTCGACGTCCATATTTTCAGAGCTGACACTTACAACGGAGAACCAACTGAATCAGAGG AAATGAGGCCTCAGTGGTTTGAATGTGACCAGATTCCTTTCAGTCGAATGTGGGCCGACGACGTCCTTTGGTTCCCTTTGTTGCTTCAGAAGAGGAAATTTGTTGGATACTTCAAGTTTCAGGGTCATGAAGTGATTCTGAGCCACAaactggaggaggtggaggagctgtAA
- the nudt1 gene encoding 7,8-dihydro-8-oxoguanine triphosphatase isoform X2 has product MLSSKLLTLVLVVQPGRVLLGMKKRGFGAGKWNGFGGKVQPGETIEDAAKRELLEESGLTVDALEKVGNIKFEFVGETELLDVHIFRADTYNGEPTESEEMRPQWFECDQIPFSRMWADDVLWFPLLLQKRKFVGYFKFQGHEVILSHKLEEVEEL; this is encoded by the exons ATGCTGAGCTCCAAGCTCCTGACCCTGGTCCTGGTGGTCCAGCCGGGCCGAGTGCTGCTGGGCATGAAGAAGCGAGGGTTTGGGGCAGGGAAGTGGAACGGGTTTGGGGGCAAAGTTCAACCTGGAGAAACCATTGAAGATGCTGCAAAGAG agaACTGCTTGAAGAAAGTGGCCTCACGGTGGATGCTCTGGAGAAGGTCGGAAATATCAAATTTGAATTTGTCGGAGAGACAGAGCTTCTCGACGTCCATATTTTCAGAGCTGACACTTACAACGGAGAACCAACTGAATCAGAGG AAATGAGGCCTCAGTGGTTTGAATGTGACCAGATTCCTTTCAGTCGAATGTGGGCCGACGACGTCCTTTGGTTCCCTTTGTTGCTTCAGAAGAGGAAATTTGTTGGATACTTCAAGTTTCAGGGTCATGAAGTGATTCTGAGCCACAaactggaggaggtggaggagctgtAA
- the mrm2 gene encoding rRNA methyltransferase 2, mitochondrial, translating to MKTMWSVSLQRRHVHSSLRLMKKFKGKTPAEQRWLTRQLKDPYVKASHAQNFRCRSAFKLLEIDDKLRVLQPGHSVVDCGAAPGAWSQVAVQRVNSAGTDSELPRGTVVGIDLLNIPPLDGAHFLSNHDVTDPATHAKLLELLPNNRAHVILSDMAPNASGFRELDHEKLITMCLSLVDLAGKILQPGGSLVCKYWDGIFVHKLQEKLSSVFGSVRTLKPNASRKDSAERYFLARIVNKYRII from the exons atgaaaacaatgtGGTCCGTCTCCCTGCAGAGGAGACATGTGCACTCCTCTTTACGTTTAATGAAGAAGTTCAAGGGTAAAACTCCAGCAGAGCAGCGTTGGCTGACGCGACAGCTCAAAGACCCGTATGTCAAAGCTTCTCACGCACAAAACTTTCGGTGCAGAAGCGCCTTCAAGCTGCTGGAGATAGATGACAAGCTCAGGGTGCTGCAGCCGGGGCACAGTGTGGTGGACTGCGGAGCTGCACCCGGTGCCTGGAGCCAGGTGGCGGTGCAGAGGGTCAACTCAGCCGGGACAG ATTCAGAGTTACCCCGTGGGACTGTTGTCGGTATTGATTTGCTGAATATACCGCCTCTGGACGGTGCCCACTTCCTGTCCAATCATGACGTCACTGACCCCGCCACACACGCcaagctgctggagctgctccCCAACAACCGGGCTCACGTCATCCTGAGCGACATGGCGCCCAATGCCAGCGGTTTCCGAGAGCTGGATCACGAGAAACTCATCACCATGTGCTTGTCTTTGGTGGACTTGGCTGGAAAGATTTTACAGCCAGGAGGCTCGCTAGTGTGTAAATACTGGGATGGGATCTTTGTTCATAAGCTGCAGGAGAAGCTCTCGAGTGTGTTCGGCAGTGTTCGGACTTTGAAGCCAAACGCCAGCAGAAAAGATTCAGCTGAGAGATATTTCCTCGCTAGAAT agTCAACAAATACAGGATCATTTAG